The genomic stretch TGGTTTTTCTGCTCCTATCCCTAGAAACTGCAAGAAGTTGGTGCCAACTGATATTCTTGTGACCCAAGGTATCCTCTGACCATGCTCTCACTCCTGGATCTTGTGGTAACTTAGTAGGCAGTCCCCTTCCCTACAGACATGTTCACAGCTGTAATCTCCCCCAATTCAACTATCTGTGCCcctcctaccttccaaaaggTGGTCACTTTTTGACGGGCAGGCTTCCAATTTTTGTTCTCTGACCTCTGATTAGTTTCTTGGGTATTCAGAGTGATTTGATAACTAtatagctgtgtttgagggacaAGATAAGCTTAGAGTCTCTCTACTTCATGATCTTAACTCCTCTTtgcaactgttttattttttgaaacatttggttcttctttataaCTGAATATACTACTTATTCTTTCcagtatttattaaatctttcagGATTTTAATGCTTTTGTTTATCTAACAAATACTTTCTCTTATATGCTAAGTATTCCTAATTTATCCTCAATTGTTATTCTTTCTGGCTCATTAGTTCTACTTATTATGATATGGTTGTTCAattcattgcctttttaaaaaaaagattttatttattcattcatgagagacacagagagggagagagagagaagcagagacatcggcagagggagaaacaggatccttgcagggagcctgacatggggcccgATCCAGAgacccccaggatcaggccctgggctgaaggtggtgctaaaccactgagccacctgggctgctctcatTGCCTTCTTTCAATAgtgttattattttcttattttatatcctGTATATGCATATGTCCCTGGGgtaatgattttcttaacattttcttttcttaggttGCTTTATTGTAACAgttcattatataataaatataccaAATGTGAGTTAGCCAACTATCTGGTTACTGGTGTGTCAGTGAGTAGCAGGCTATTAAGTTTTCTATGGATCCAAcgttacacatggatttttcaCTATGTAGTGGGTCAGTACCCCTAATGCATATGTTGTTCAAGGTTCAACTAAATTACTTTGGCAGCATTTCAAGAATTTTGATGTgttgtatttcaattttttttctgttcacaaTACTTTCTACTctccattttgatttctttttctcatggaTTGTTTAGGAGTGTATTGgttaattttcaaatttggggaatattttcaGACATCACTTTATACttgatatttaatttaatttcactgTGGTGAGGGAATATACTTTGTATTAATCTTTTCAGGTGTCCTGGGCTTATTTTTATGTCCCAGAGCATAGTCTATTTTGGTTAAAAAATGCATAATGAATATTCTAGTGTTGTTCTTGACTTTCAAACTCATCTTTTTTGACATGGTTTTAGGTATTCCAGTTTTCTTTGTGAAGTGTTGATATGGTgtagttttccatttttgtttgtttgtttgtttgtttttttacttttccctGTTTGTGTTTGTATTTGAGGTACATTTTGTGTTGGCAGAATTTATTAagtctttcttatttattcaatcTGACAAGCTTTGGCTTTTAATTGGATGATTAGTCCAAATGTACTGTGATTTATGGATGTGTTTGAGTTTAACTATATCATTTCAgtgtttgttctttgtttccttccccctGTGTATATACAGTACACCTCTTTACTAATTACAGTACTCCTTCGAGTGACAGCATATCATTTCACATATAATGTGAGGTTTTACAATGATATggttccatttcttccttcttggcTTGGGCTATTTATTATTGTCATACATTTTAGAAACCACATACTGCAAAAATAATGCTTTGCATTGTTTTTTgttacagttattttaaaatacatttaaatattgacAAAATTACTTATTTACCCATGTTGCAACATATTCTGATGCTCTTCAATCCTTTGTGTAGATCCATTGTCACATTTGATAGTGTCCCTTTCAAAAGAATCCTTGTAAATGTTGTAGTGTGCACCAACTGGTGTACTGGTGACAAGTTTTGTGTACACTTTACCccagtttttatataaatattccttTACTGTCTTTTCACTTGCATTGTTTCTGAAATCTGCTGTTGTGCTTAATTTAATACCTTTGTATGTAATGTGTCTTTGTTTCTGgaatttacaattttttctttatctttacttCTGAACAATTGGTTTATGATGTACTTTAGTATATTCTCAAGTTTGTTAATCTTGGGTCTCATCGAGCTCTTGGAACTACaggtatataatttttatcagaTTTGGAAACTTGCaaccattactttaaaaatatatttcatgttcCCTCTTTTGTTAAGAGATGGTGCTTTGACATGGCAAATATCTATATGTGCGCTGAGAGGAcgataaatacatatgtaaaaatttcttctttacctgtttataatattcatttatgGTATGTGTTTTATAATGGGCCACATGGGTCCatccattttcaaaatcttttaaacatcAAGTTACTTATATGGACAGGGCCCCACAAAATCTATAGGTGGCCTTGGATGAAAGTAATCATAACTTCTTAAGTGATCACAGTCCATTTtgaagtgctttctttttttaaaaaaattatttatttagttagttatttagttatttatttgagtgagggagagcacaagtaggcatgagggtcagagagagaaggagaagcaagctccccactgagcatggagcctgacacagggcttgatgccaggaccccaagatcatgacctgagctaaaggcacacTCTTAACAGCCTGAGCCACTTAGACACTCGTGGAGGTGCTTTCTTCTTGTGACTCTCTTATTTGTCCTCCCTTTAACCTGAGCACTACATCTTTTTGTAATCTCCATGCTAATGTACACACAGTAGAAGTAGGGATTATATAGGGGTTCAGCAGGGCTTTTGCTgggcttccttctcttcttcttatttattatttccttaggcCCTTCCACCTACTCCATTGCTTCAACTATGATCTGTAGTCAATTCTCAAGTGTACATCTTATTTGAGTGTTAAACCTGTGTGTAGTAACCTGTGCTTACTATATACTTGTGTTACTCATGAGTATTCAAACTCAGTACCTAAAAATGTACTTCTGATCTTACCTCTAAGCCTCCATTGTCCCAAGGCAATATTCTATGCTGTCTTCAGATTTCAGACCATGGATTCTTGCATGAGATATAGTCTCCCTCACTCTTAATATGCAATGTAAGAACTCAGAGAACAAGGACCATATCTGAATTATATTCCTAGTAACTAGCatacatttaatcatttattcaactTGTATTCAGTCAttgatttcacaaatatttatggtCTCTCCAGTACACCTAGCACTGTTTGGACACTGGAAATACAACAATGAACACATCAGGCAAAATATCTTGCCCTTCTGCTCCTTATATTTTAGTGAATGTAGGATGACTAAATAAATAGATgagtaaaatatacattttagtgAATGTGGGCTgacaaaataaatagatgagCAAAATATACAGTCAGTATATAGTGATTGATGCTGTGCAGAACAGGGAAACAGAGAAAGTGTTAGAATATCATCTGTGCTTTGGGGGAATATTgttgaacattatttttaaatactttggtCAGGGAGACCCAAGGAGAGAACGAGCTATGTGGTCAGAGGAACAACAAGCAAAAAGTCCCAGAGACAGTGGTTCACGTTTTTGAGAAGCTGTTAGGGAGGCAGTCCTGACTGAGGGACTGAAGAATAAGACCAGATACACAAGGAATCCCACCTACACAAACAAATTCCTCTCTCCTCTGGGCTTATTGACTAGTTTTAATCTAACCCTTCTACATTTTGGGGTTTTCCACCAGGCCTTTTAGAGTAATGGGATCAAGATTTATGTATGTTTGAGTCTCATTTTCTAGTTCTGTGCTGGACATAATGTAACAATCAGTAAATATGTTTGAATGCCTGAGGGAAAGGTTAAAGCATAATGGTTACtgccaatatttttttaacagttgctttttaatctcattttacttttataaagtcAATGCACTCTCAGTAAATACTGATGCTTCCTATCAGCCACACATCtttaaatgagtatttattttctatcacaCTGACCCTAAAAGGGATTTAATCAGGAGCAGACAATGAGATGTAATGCTCAGTCTTCAGGAGCATAGCTGAAGACCGTGCTTGGTCTGGTTACCATGATGAGAATTTTACATCTATATCCTTAGTCACTTTTACAAATGATGGAAAGTAAGTGGTGTGCCTGGGTAAGGGGGAAACCATACAGTTCATATCTTCAGGCATGCCAAGAGAGAACATCAGGACTGTAATTTTATCTGTAAGTCCCTGCTTTCTAATAGTGATTTTGAGTATTCATGTTTGAGAAAAGTCAACCTAGAATATAATTACTTGCATCTCTCTGTTACCCTTCTCAGTAATTTCCTAATTCCCTCTTTAATCTCCTGGGTTCGTACCCCATAGACAATGGGATTGAGAGCTGCAGGAATTACATGGTGTAGGACATTAAGTAAGATGGGAATATCAGGGGAAACTTTTTTCTTGGCCATGTGGGTAAAAACAAAGACTAGCAGGATGGTGCTAAAGAAGAGGATGAGAATGAAGTGAGAGCCGCATGTGCTCAGAGCTTTGGCAGCTGCCCCTTTTGCCTTAAGTCTAAGAATGGCTCTTAGGATGAGGATATAGGAGATAAATATGAGGACAAGGTCAGAGCCCAGAAGAGTCCAGGCCACAATTAACTGGTATATTTTGTTAAGGGAAACATTATCACAGGAGAGCTTGGACACAGAGAGGTTGGCACAGATACAGttctcaattatattttttccacaGTAATGCAGCCGGGCCGAAAGGATGGGAATAGGTGCAGTAAGAAATGTGTTCCGGGCCAAGATGAAGAGAACAGCCTTTGCCACAAAATGGTCAGTGATAATGGTTGGGTAGTACAGAGGCTTGCAGATGGcgacatagcggtcataggccatggcCAGGAAGGTGCATGATTCCATGGGCAGGAAGTTATTCATGATGAACATCTGGAGGAAGCAGGTAGAGAAGCTGATGGACCTGAGATCAAACCAGAAGATAGCCAGGACCTTGGGGATGACAGTGAGGCAGAGCACAATGTCCAACAGGGAAAGGAGGCCAAGCAAGTAGTACATGGGCTCGTGCAGAGAGGCCTCTAGCTGTATAGTGATCAGGAGGATGGCATTGGCTCCCATggccaggaggaagaggatgcTGAGGGGCAGAGATAGCCAGTGCTGCCAGCTGGGAGACCTGACAAAGCAATTCAGGATGAAGTCTGATACTTCAGTAGAGAGGCAGCTGCTGTTGTTATAAGGTAGCATTAGCAGTGATTTTAGTGAGGCAGATGTCTTTGAGTGGCTGAAGAAGAGATAAGGAGTTAGTCCATCATAGACTCTGATGACTATGGACTTAGCTTGTAAAATCTATGAGGGTAACATCTACTCTACAGCCCTGTGCCTAGCACATTTTTTTTGACACATCAGAGGTGGCTAatagacatttattgaatatataatgtcttcatctttgttcttttgttctttcatctGCTTTTCATCTCACATTGTTTCTTGTGTGAATGTGTCTTCTCAGTTTGTTGACCtgattaatatttaatgaatcaaaaataatttaagcatCAAATGTTACTTAAATGATACACATAAGCTCAAAATCTTAGAGTacatttcagtttaaaatttaaaatgtacagaaatgCATTCGAAGGGCTAGGTGGGATCCACAATGAagcttttaaggaaataaatggtgATAGTATCCAGTGGTATGATGAACTGGGGTACCTAGAACAAATGTCCTATTGAAaatgcatcgggatccctgggtggtgcagcggtttggcgcctgcgtttggcccagggtgcgatcctggagacccggtatcgaatcccacatcgggctcctggtgcatggagcctgcttctccctctgcctgtgtctctgcctctctctctctctctctctgtgactatcataaataaattaataaattaaaaaaaaagaaaagaaaatgcatcaaTTCATTTCTATGATTATGTCTGTACCTAATCTCTCTTTATCAATACCCAATCCCACAGTAATACCCACATGTATACCTGTTCCTAtgcctatttttatatttgactgTCTTGAATACACCTATGAGcaggtaaaaaagaaagaattatcaGGCTAAGGATTGAATGAAATCCAAACACTGAAATCAAATATTGGTGTTGGCTTTCAACCTGAGGGCACTTGTAGCATTCCATGAACTTAATCATCCATCTCCATTACCTGGGGAGCTTGAACATCTAAACTCCAGGGACAGAAGATAAATCTAGGTTTAAGCAGGTAGAGAATGTAGTAGGGGGTCTCCCAATTAGATAGGACTTTACAAAAGTACATCCTGAATAAAACATTGTGCACTAGAAATGAACCCATTTCTTTATCTTGATTTCTCACTTTCACCTGGAACTTCATACACAACTGACTACCTCAAAGCTTGTTATGTGAGAGAAAACTTCCCCTTAAATACTGAACCATAGGCTGGTCCTCATGTGACTTTGCAGGCTGAGTTCACACTGTTTGTctcagaaaagaatttgaaatcatCCTGGATTGGTAGCCATTTCAGAAAATAGCAGAAACAAACCCAACTCCTTTCTTGAGGAAGAAACTTTCATCTCATGCCTCAAAAATTTTTAACACAGAAACTTCTGAAGAAATTGAGTTGCTTGTAGTAAAAAgacaatttatttaaagagacaaaaattatAAGTGGAAGGCCCCAAGAGTGTCAGCCAAATCTATGCTACAGAAACTTAAAACACTGGAGTTATTTGATAAAGgatattgaaaaattttattttttggctaagtttttttttttaattttttttttattatttatttatgatactcacagagagagagagacagagagagagagacaggcagagggagaagcaggctccatgccccgggagcccgacgtgggattcgatcccgggtctccaggatcgcgccctgggccaaaggcaggcgctaaaccgctgcgccacccaggcatccctttttgctaagttttaagttaaaaaaaaagcttgaaaataaacacaacaaaataaacacacaccAAAGAAGAATCAGCCCTATATcctagaaacaaaatattatatataatagttaaAATTAACATGACAAAATATAGACTTAGGGGTAGGTTAGCCACACATCAAAAGATAATTAGTAAGCTAGATTATAGAACTtaagaagttttttaaaatgaagctcCCAAAAACACTGATAATGCAAATGTGTAGTTAAGAGCAAGAGCATGGGATTTTGATTAGACAGAGTAACTCTCAGGTTTTTTACTTTCTTAGGATTAAGAAGATGAAGTCAGGAATTAATAATGTGCTCTGGGCACTGGCATCTCCAAAAAGTAACAAAGCAGATTTGAATAAAAACCAgatgtatttggaaaaaaaaagaatacaaagaaacaaaagaagtaaaGGACAGAACAGAAAGCAGAGCAGGTACTTCTAGGAAATGAGAAAGGCAGTACAAGGCAAATTAGCAAAGATTTCCAAGTAGTGGCAAGCCAAGAAGTGTGATTGGAAACTTTCCCTTCCCAACCTGCATCCTCCTTTGTGTTCCCATAGTGTTCAATGAAGGAAGTTCAAGACATCTGATCCCCCGTGACACCCTGCTGCGGATCTTTGAACCCTTATCTGGTCCAGTCCTCCCTGCAGAGCACACAGAAGTCTGGCTCAGCATTGGCACAATCATCTCCATCTGGCCCTGTGCCATTCCTCTCTCTCACCTCCCTTCAGCCTTCTATCTTCAAACCTCAACCCCGTAGCTTTTACAGTTGCAAGCCTGGCTTTAGTCCCACTGCAACCCTTGCTCTGGTCAGGTGTCTAATATGGCACCTCCATTCTCTGCTGGAGCCAAACTTACTGGATGGAGACAGTGATCTTGGCTTTGGAGAGATATTCCTGGCTCTGTACGAATTTCCTACACTCTGGCTTTCAGAAAGGAGAGTCTATGCCTGAGGTTCAGCTTCTTTGCTTCCCCAGGGAAAGACTGCCTTGCTGGCCCTGAAGGAGCCAGAGTCAGCGGCCCAGCATTTACTTATCCTTCAGGGGAAGTGCTTTCCTCTCAGCTCTTCACATTCTGCAGTCCTGAACCAGAGGCAGTACTGCCCTGGAAGACATAGGGAGAGGCTCACAGTTAATTAGCCTGCGCCAGCTGAATGGGTAGAATGTGATCCTTAGGAAGTGAAAGTGTAGTTAATGATACAAAAGTGAAACCTTAGGGCAAGAAGGATCAAGGCAAAATGTCAGTGAACCAAATTCTGATTTTCCAGAAACTTCTTGTTAGAAACTTTGCATAAGGTACTTGAAACCAATCATGTGTACTCCTGTATTGATACTTTGTAGTAACTATGAAACACTCAGATCTCCtccttaattttttgtttatgacCAGTAGTTCTTTTGAGGAATGTTTTCAAGAGCCCTCTTCTAGTGACACTTTTAATACAAAAATCCAAGAGGAGTGCTTCTATCTAACTTCCTTCATGATATACCCCATTAGTGCGTGGCAGGTCAAAGATACGGTTGATGTCGTGGAAATGACTTGTTCTAACTGTTCCCTACCTCTGTGGCCAACAGGCCAAGGTTGGAGATGAGAGGGAAGAGAATTCAACTCCCAGCTGTGCCACTTGACAAGCTGCTTAAAATCTCTGCCTCATATTCCTAGTTTGTTATTTGTTGTGAGGAGTAAAAATGATCATGTTAGCAAAGCACGTAGTGGTTATTACATTATTACAATTACTATTACTCTAGAATTTGGTTTGCCAGCACTTTTTCATGCATGTATGTAGAAAACCATTAGTCAACAATCGATGATTACATACCTGTTGCTAATCTTCTTGGAGCCTTTTACATAGAACTGCTCCTGTCAGAAGCTGTTTGATCTCAAACAGGTGCCTACTATTTGGAGCACCTTTACTTACAACTGTTGGTTTtgaccttattttctttttataattttctttgctcaCAACATCTTAATAAATGTTTCAGACACCAGCAGTCACAAGCACCTCTGGGGTAGCTTAGgttcatctttttttatattactaCCTGCCTCTTGGGGATGACCCTCCCATGCACCACCCCTCCAAAGTCAATTCTATATGTGCCTAatagctagttttttttttttt from Vulpes vulpes isolate BD-2025 chromosome 11, VulVul3, whole genome shotgun sequence encodes the following:
- the LOC112910917 gene encoding olfactory receptor 56A3-like, with translation MLPYNNSSCLSTEVSDFILNCFVRSPSWQHWLSLPLSILFLLAMGANAILLITIQLEASLHEPMYYLLGLLSLLDIVLCLTVIPKVLAIFWFDLRSISFSTCFLQMFIMNNFLPMESCTFLAMAYDRYVAICKPLYYPTIITDHFVAKAVLFILARNTFLTAPIPILSARLHYCGKNIIENCICANLSVSKLSCDNVSLNKIYQLIVAWTLLGSDLVLIFISYILILRAILRLKAKGAAAKALSTCGSHFILILFFSTILLVFVFTHMAKKKVSPDIPILLNVLHHVIPAALNPIVYGVRTQEIKEGIRKLLRRVTERCK